A region of Streptomyces sp. NBC_01788 DNA encodes the following proteins:
- the pheT gene encoding phenylalanine--tRNA ligase subunit beta, which produces MRIPLSWLREYVDLPATETGRDVQAKLISAGLEVETVEQLGADLKGPLVVGQVLTIEELEGFKKPIRFCTVDVGQANGTGEPQEIVCGARNFAVGDKVVVVLPGATLPGGFSIAARKTYGKTSHGMICSSDELGMGDDGTKGIIVLPPETEAGKDAIELLELVDEVLDIAVTANRGDCLSLRGVARETAIAYGLPLRDPALLDVPAPNAFGYAVRIDEPHGCDRFTARTVSGLDPEARSPIWLQRRLQKAGMRPISLAVDITNYVMLELGQPLHAYDRKLVQGTIGVRRAEEGEKFTTLDGAKRTLHAEDLVITDERGPIGLAGVMGGANTEIADHADTENATTEVVIEAAHFDQVSIARTARRHKLSSEASRRFERGVDPQAASAAAQRTVDLLVLLAGGTADAGVTEVAAPAAPRTITVPADHPDKVAGVLYGREAVVRRLQQIGCQVEGQDELSVTVPSWRPDLTDPNDLAEEVIRLEGYENLPSTLPRLPSARGLTHRQRVHRRVGRALAGAGYVEAPTYPFVGEQVFDQLGLESGDPARRVVRLVNPLNDEEPALRTTLLPGLLGALRRNDGRGSHDLALFETGLVFHPRAEQRVAAQPPVDRRPTDEEIAELNAALPEQPRHVAVVLAGAREQTGWWGKGRPADWADAVEAARTVARETGAELVVRKGQYGPWHPGRCAELAVVVDGTERVVGHAGELHPRVVKALGLPERACAMELNLDVLEQAGDDTPRAPGISTFPVATQDVALVVDRPVPAADVEAALREGAGELLESIRLFDLYENAEQLGEGRKSLAYALRFRAPDRTLTVDEASAARDAAVALAAERTGAELRS; this is translated from the coding sequence ATGCGGATCCCGCTTTCTTGGCTGCGGGAGTACGTCGACCTGCCGGCGACGGAGACCGGGCGCGACGTCCAGGCCAAGCTCATTTCGGCCGGCCTGGAGGTCGAGACCGTCGAACAGCTCGGCGCCGACCTCAAGGGGCCGCTCGTCGTCGGCCAGGTGCTGACCATCGAGGAGCTGGAGGGCTTCAAGAAGCCGATCCGCTTCTGCACCGTCGACGTCGGGCAGGCCAACGGGACCGGCGAGCCGCAGGAGATCGTCTGCGGCGCCCGCAACTTCGCCGTCGGCGACAAGGTCGTCGTGGTGCTGCCCGGCGCCACGCTGCCCGGCGGCTTCTCCATCGCCGCCCGCAAGACCTACGGCAAGACCTCGCACGGCATGATCTGCTCCAGCGACGAGCTGGGCATGGGCGACGACGGCACCAAGGGCATCATCGTGCTGCCGCCGGAGACCGAGGCCGGCAAGGACGCCATCGAGTTGCTCGAGCTGGTCGACGAGGTCCTCGACATCGCCGTCACCGCCAACCGCGGCGACTGCCTGTCCCTGCGCGGTGTCGCCCGCGAGACCGCCATCGCCTACGGCCTGCCGCTGCGCGACCCCGCCCTGCTCGACGTACCGGCGCCGAACGCTTTCGGCTACGCCGTGCGGATCGACGAGCCGCACGGCTGCGACCGCTTCACCGCGCGCACCGTCTCCGGTCTCGACCCCGAGGCGCGCTCCCCGATCTGGCTCCAGCGCCGCCTCCAGAAGGCCGGGATGCGCCCCATCTCGCTCGCCGTCGACATCACCAACTACGTGATGCTGGAACTCGGCCAGCCGCTGCACGCCTACGACCGCAAGCTGGTCCAGGGCACGATCGGCGTGCGCCGGGCCGAGGAGGGCGAGAAGTTCACCACCCTCGACGGCGCCAAGCGCACGCTGCACGCCGAGGACCTGGTCATCACCGACGAGCGCGGCCCCATCGGCCTCGCCGGTGTGATGGGCGGCGCCAACACCGAGATCGCGGATCACGCGGACACCGAGAACGCGACCACCGAGGTCGTCATCGAGGCCGCGCACTTCGACCAGGTCTCCATCGCGCGCACCGCCCGCCGCCACAAGCTGTCCTCGGAGGCCTCCCGCCGCTTCGAGCGGGGCGTCGACCCTCAGGCCGCCTCCGCCGCGGCCCAGCGCACGGTGGACCTGCTGGTCCTGCTCGCGGGCGGCACCGCCGACGCCGGTGTCACCGAGGTCGCCGCGCCCGCGGCTCCGCGCACGATCACCGTGCCGGCCGACCACCCCGACAAGGTCGCCGGAGTCCTTTACGGCCGCGAGGCCGTCGTCCGCCGGCTCCAGCAGATCGGCTGCCAGGTGGAGGGCCAGGACGAGCTATCCGTCACCGTCCCGTCCTGGCGGCCCGACCTGACGGACCCCAACGACCTGGCCGAAGAGGTCATCCGCCTGGAGGGCTACGAGAACCTGCCCTCCACGCTGCCCCGGCTCCCCTCGGCCCGCGGCCTCACCCACCGCCAGCGGGTGCACCGCCGGGTCGGCCGCGCGCTGGCCGGCGCGGGCTACGTCGAGGCGCCGACCTACCCGTTCGTCGGCGAGCAGGTCTTCGACCAGCTCGGCCTGGAGTCCGGCGACCCCGCTCGCCGCGTGGTCCGGCTGGTCAACCCGCTCAACGACGAGGAGCCCGCGCTGCGCACCACGCTGCTGCCGGGCCTGCTCGGCGCGCTGCGCCGCAACGACGGCCGCGGCAGCCACGACCTCGCCCTCTTCGAGACCGGCCTGGTCTTCCACCCGCGCGCGGAGCAGCGGGTCGCCGCCCAGCCGCCCGTCGACCGGCGTCCCACCGACGAGGAGATCGCCGAGCTGAACGCGGCGCTGCCCGAGCAGCCGCGCCATGTGGCCGTGGTCCTCGCAGGCGCCCGTGAGCAGACCGGCTGGTGGGGCAAGGGCCGCCCGGCCGACTGGGCCGACGCGGTCGAGGCCGCGCGGACCGTGGCCCGTGAGACCGGTGCCGAACTCGTCGTCCGCAAGGGCCAGTACGGCCCGTGGCACCCGGGCCGCTGCGCCGAGCTCGCGGTCGTCGTGGACGGCACCGAGCGGGTCGTGGGCCACGCGGGCGAACTGCACCCGCGCGTGGTCAAGGCGCTCGGCCTGCCCGAGCGCGCCTGCGCGATGGAGCTGAACCTGGACGTGCTGGAGCAGGCCGGCGACGACACCCCGCGGGCGCCGGGCATCTCCACGTTCCCGGTCGCCACGCAGGACGTCGCCCTCGTCGTCGACAGGCCGGTCCCGGCCGCCGACGTCGAGGCCGCGCTGCGCGAGGGTGCCGGTGAACTGCTCGAGTCCATCCGGCTGTTCGACCTCTACGAGAACGCCGAGCAGCTCGGTGAGGGCCGCAAGTCCCTCGCCTACGCGCTGCGCTTCCGCGCGCCGGACCGCACGCTGACCGTGGACGAGGCTTCCGCGGCCCGCGACGCGGCGGTGGCGCTGGCCGCTGAGCGCACGGGGGCGGAGCTGCGGAGCTAG
- the rplT gene encoding 50S ribosomal protein L20 has protein sequence MARVKRAVNAHKKRRAILEQASGYRGQRSRLYRKAKEQVTHSLVYNYNDRKKRKGDFRQLWIQRINAAARANGITYNRFIQGLKAANVEVDRKILAELAVNDAGAFAALVEVAQKALPSDVNAPKAA, from the coding sequence GTGGCACGCGTCAAGCGGGCAGTAAACGCCCACAAGAAGCGCCGGGCGATCCTCGAGCAGGCCTCCGGCTACCGCGGTCAGCGTTCGCGCCTGTACCGCAAGGCCAAGGAGCAGGTCACCCACTCGCTGGTCTACAACTACAACGACCGCAAGAAGCGCAAGGGCGACTTCCGTCAGCTGTGGATCCAGCGCATCAACGCCGCTGCCCGCGCCAACGGCATCACGTACAACCGCTTCATCCAGGGTCTGAAGGCCGCGAACGTCGAGGTCGACCGCAAGATCCTGGCCGAGCTGGCCGTCAACGACGCCGGCGCGTTCGCCGCGCTCGTCGAGGTCGCTCAGAAGGCCCTGCCGAGCGACGTCAACGCGCCCAAGGCAGCGTGA
- the pheS gene encoding phenylalanine--tRNA ligase subunit alpha yields the protein MSAPNKSYDPVEVETLKPEEIERMRDEALAAFAAADSLDALHEAKVAHTGPASPLSLANREIGALPPHAKADAGKRVGMARGAVNKALAGRQSELEAERDARVLVEEDVDVTLPYARVPAGARHPLTTLSERIEDVFVAMGYEVAEGPQAEAEWFNFDALNIGPDHPARGEQDTFFVKGPDGGSESGVVLRTHTSPVQIRSLLERELPVYVICPGRVYRTDELDATHTPVFHQVELLAVDEGLTMADLKGTLDHMVQSLFGEGMKTRLRPNFFPFTEPSAEMDMVCYVCRGESVGNPDRPCRTCSSEGWIELGGCGMVNPKVLTACGVDPEKYSGFAFGFGIERMAMFRHNVEDMRDMVEGDVRFTRPFGMEI from the coding sequence ATGTCGGCACCCAATAAGTCGTACGACCCTGTCGAGGTCGAGACGTTGAAACCGGAAGAGATCGAGCGCATGCGGGACGAGGCGCTCGCCGCCTTCGCCGCCGCGGACTCCCTCGACGCGCTCCACGAGGCAAAGGTCGCCCACACCGGCCCCGCCTCCCCGCTCTCCCTCGCCAACCGCGAGATCGGCGCCCTGCCCCCGCACGCCAAGGCGGACGCCGGCAAGCGGGTGGGCATGGCCCGCGGCGCGGTGAACAAGGCCCTCGCCGGCCGCCAGAGCGAGCTCGAGGCGGAGCGTGACGCCCGCGTGCTGGTCGAGGAGGACGTCGACGTCACGCTGCCGTACGCCCGCGTACCGGCCGGCGCCCGCCACCCGCTGACCACGCTCTCGGAGCGCATCGAGGACGTCTTCGTGGCCATGGGCTACGAGGTCGCCGAGGGACCGCAGGCCGAGGCCGAGTGGTTCAACTTCGACGCCCTGAACATCGGCCCGGACCACCCGGCCCGCGGCGAGCAGGACACCTTCTTCGTGAAGGGCCCCGACGGCGGCAGCGAGTCCGGTGTCGTCCTGCGTACCCACACCTCGCCCGTGCAGATCCGCTCCCTGCTCGAACGCGAGCTGCCGGTCTACGTGATCTGCCCCGGCCGCGTCTACCGCACCGACGAGCTGGACGCCACCCACACGCCCGTCTTCCACCAGGTCGAGCTGCTCGCCGTGGACGAGGGCCTGACCATGGCCGACCTCAAGGGCACCCTGGACCACATGGTGCAGTCCCTGTTCGGCGAGGGCATGAAGACCCGGCTGCGGCCGAACTTCTTCCCCTTCACCGAGCCGTCCGCCGAGATGGACATGGTGTGCTACGTCTGCCGCGGCGAGTCGGTGGGCAACCCCGACCGCCCCTGCCGCACCTGCTCCTCCGAGGGCTGGATCGAGCTGGGCGGCTGCGGCATGGTCAACCCCAAGGTGCTGACCGCCTGCGGCGTCGACCCGGAGAAGTACAGCGGGTTCGCCTTCGGGTTCGGCATCGAGCGGATGGCGATGTTCCGCCACAACGTCGAGGACATGCGAGACATGGTCGAAGGTGACGTCCGGTTCACCCGGCCGTTCGGGATGGAGATCTGA
- a CDS encoding TrmH family RNA methyltransferase, giving the protein MAPATPDLISPRSPRVSAARRLAKRNFRGKERLFLAEGPQAVREAAAHRAGDTPTLVELFATVEAAERYADIVGEARAAGARIHLAADDVIADISTTVTPQGLVGVCRFLDTPFEDIVAARPKLVAVLAHVRDPGNAGTVLRCADAAGAEAVVLTDASVDLYNPKAVRASVGSLFHLPVAVGVPVERAVAALRDAGVRILAADGAGEDDLDDELDHGTMGGPTAWVFGNEAWGLPEDTRALADAVVRVPIHGKAESLNLATAAAVCLYASARAQRGSGGCRSATRNQ; this is encoded by the coding sequence ATGGCCCCCGCCACCCCTGACCTGATCTCCCCCCGCTCGCCCCGCGTCTCGGCAGCGCGGCGGCTGGCCAAGCGGAACTTCCGGGGCAAGGAGCGGCTGTTCCTCGCGGAGGGGCCGCAGGCCGTTCGGGAGGCGGCGGCGCACCGGGCCGGCGACACGCCCACCCTCGTCGAACTGTTCGCCACGGTCGAGGCCGCCGAACGGTACGCCGACATCGTGGGCGAGGCCCGTGCCGCGGGGGCCCGGATCCACCTCGCCGCCGACGACGTCATCGCCGACATCTCCACCACCGTCACCCCGCAGGGACTCGTCGGCGTCTGCCGGTTCCTCGACACCCCCTTCGAGGACATCGTCGCGGCCCGCCCGAAGCTCGTCGCCGTCCTCGCCCATGTGCGCGACCCCGGAAACGCCGGCACCGTCCTGCGCTGCGCCGACGCCGCCGGAGCCGAGGCCGTCGTCCTCACGGACGCCTCCGTCGACCTCTACAACCCCAAGGCCGTCCGGGCCTCCGTCGGCTCCCTCTTCCACCTGCCCGTGGCCGTCGGCGTCCCCGTCGAGCGGGCCGTCGCCGCGCTCAGGGACGCCGGGGTGCGCATCCTCGCCGCCGACGGCGCGGGCGAGGACGACCTGGACGACGAGCTCGACCACGGCACCATGGGCGGCCCCACCGCCTGGGTGTTCGGCAACGAGGCCTGGGGCCTGCCGGAGGACACCCGCGCCCTCGCCGACGCCGTCGTACGGGTCCCGATCCACGGAAAGGCCGAGAGCCTGAACCTCGCGACCGCCGCCGCCGTATGTCTGTACGCGTCGGCCCGTGCGCAGCGCGGCTCCGGAGGATGCCGCTCCGCCACCCGCAACCAGTAG
- a CDS encoding SseB family protein: MAMKNIPDSGFSDDDGSADPGLSTALTAWAADRTALGPVLEALRSARLLVPVVAVLGEVEEDENGLRREKTSEMAVPTLKAGHRTALPAFTSTDALARWEPDARPVAVRLHQVLEAAAHEKADTVVLDMAGPVPFELTGPALLALAEGRTTTDPLADPAVVTAVREAVAAEPAVLRAHLGRGRADGTLALVLDPSVPTAPAEAARAVAERLAASETLRARLVRGLDLALLPAGATPPGEPLYVKKRGSAA; this comes from the coding sequence GTGGCGATGAAGAACATTCCCGACTCCGGCTTCTCCGACGACGACGGCTCCGCCGACCCCGGGCTCAGCACGGCGCTCACCGCCTGGGCCGCGGACCGCACCGCCCTGGGACCCGTCCTGGAGGCGCTCAGGAGCGCACGGCTGCTCGTGCCCGTGGTGGCCGTCCTCGGCGAGGTCGAGGAGGACGAGAACGGGCTGCGCCGGGAGAAGACCAGCGAGATGGCCGTCCCCACCCTCAAGGCCGGGCACCGCACCGCCCTGCCCGCCTTCACCTCCACCGACGCCCTGGCCCGCTGGGAGCCGGACGCCCGGCCCGTGGCCGTACGGCTGCACCAGGTCCTGGAGGCCGCCGCACACGAGAAGGCGGACACGGTGGTGCTGGACATGGCAGGCCCGGTGCCGTTCGAGCTGACCGGACCCGCCCTGCTCGCCCTCGCCGAGGGCCGTACGACGACCGACCCGCTGGCCGACCCGGCCGTCGTCACCGCGGTGCGGGAGGCCGTCGCCGCGGAGCCCGCCGTGCTGCGCGCCCACCTCGGGCGGGGGCGGGCCGACGGAACCCTGGCGCTGGTGCTCGACCCGTCCGTCCCCACTGCCCCCGCCGAGGCCGCCCGCGCCGTCGCCGAGCGGCTCGCCGCCAGCGAGACACTGAGGGCCCGCCTGGTGCGCGGCCTCGACCTGGCACTGCTGCCGGCCGGGGCGACGCCGCCCGGCGAGCCCTTGTACGTGAAGAAGCGGGGATCCGCTGCGTGA
- a CDS encoding sensor histidine kinase gives MSVGTGRAPGARDARRRPAPRQDDPAGLGIDPDDLPDGLVIADEHGRIICFNAAAARISAVPADQALGQPLEEALPLEDLEGRRWWQLTDPYGGLAIRVGQPERNLLLHGGREVLVCAKYVRTHPTGPVRRVVVSLRDTEARRRTERSHAELIATVAHELRSPLTSVKGFTATLLAKWERFTDDQKRLMLETVDADADRVTRLIAELLDISRIDSGRLEVRRQPVDMGAAVGRHVQAYVAAGQPADRFLVRIEKPLPELWADPDKIDQVLSNLVENAVRHGEGSVTIDVTPAPSPREGDDAGNTATSVTVSDEGPGIPEESMNRVFTRFWRGSKRGGTGLGLYIVKGIVEAHGGSIAVGRARGGGAEIRFTLPVGTPAHLL, from the coding sequence ATGAGTGTCGGCACCGGTCGCGCGCCCGGAGCGCGGGACGCGAGACGACGACCCGCGCCCCGGCAGGACGATCCCGCCGGCCTCGGCATCGACCCCGACGACCTGCCCGACGGACTGGTGATCGCCGACGAGCACGGGCGGATCATCTGCTTCAACGCCGCCGCCGCCCGGATCAGTGCCGTACCCGCCGATCAGGCCCTGGGGCAGCCCCTGGAGGAGGCCCTGCCCCTGGAGGACCTGGAGGGGCGCCGCTGGTGGCAGCTCACCGACCCCTACGGAGGCCTCGCCATCCGGGTGGGCCAGCCCGAACGCAACCTCCTGCTGCACGGCGGCCGGGAGGTCCTCGTCTGCGCGAAGTACGTCCGCACCCACCCCACCGGCCCGGTCCGCCGCGTCGTCGTCTCCCTGCGCGACACCGAGGCCCGCCGCCGCACCGAGCGCAGCCACGCCGAGCTGATCGCCACCGTCGCGCACGAGCTGCGCTCGCCGCTGACCTCCGTCAAGGGCTTCACGGCGACCCTGCTCGCCAAGTGGGAGCGGTTCACCGACGACCAGAAGCGGCTGATGCTGGAGACCGTCGACGCCGACGCCGACCGCGTCACCCGGCTCATCGCCGAACTGCTCGACATATCCCGCATCGACTCCGGCCGGCTCGAGGTGCGCCGCCAGCCCGTCGACATGGGCGCCGCCGTCGGACGGCACGTCCAGGCGTACGTCGCCGCCGGCCAGCCGGCCGACCGGTTCCTGGTGCGGATCGAGAAGCCGCTGCCCGAGCTGTGGGCCGACCCCGACAAGATCGACCAGGTGCTGAGCAACCTCGTGGAAAATGCCGTGCGGCACGGCGAGGGATCCGTCACCATCGATGTCACACCGGCGCCGTCCCCACGCGAGGGGGACGACGCGGGGAACACCGCCACGTCGGTCACGGTGAGCGACGAGGGGCCCGGCATCCCGGAGGAGTCCATGAACCGTGTCTTCACCCGCTTCTGGCGGGGCAGCAAGCGCGGCGGCACCGGTCTCGGGCTCTACATCGTCAAGGGCATCGTCGAGGCACACGGCGGCAGCATCGCGGTCGGCCGCGCCCGAGGGGGCGGCGCGGAGATCCGATTCACCCTGCCCGTGGGCACCCCGGCGCACCTGCTCTGA
- a CDS encoding DUF1844 domain-containing protein has protein sequence MSETSPSGPAEQPDFDAMTRDIAEVPAVEVIVTVAVNLMSAAAVKLGLTEEGDKYKDLDEARKLVGALAGLLDASATEISSFHAAPLRDGLKSLQLAFREASVVPDEPGQGPGEKYTGPIYG, from the coding sequence ATGAGTGAGACCTCCCCCTCCGGCCCCGCCGAGCAGCCCGACTTCGACGCCATGACCCGCGACATCGCGGAGGTGCCGGCGGTCGAGGTGATCGTGACGGTCGCCGTCAACCTGATGAGCGCCGCCGCCGTGAAGCTCGGTCTGACCGAGGAGGGCGACAAGTACAAGGACCTGGACGAGGCGCGCAAGCTGGTCGGCGCGCTCGCGGGCCTGCTGGACGCGAGCGCCACCGAGATCAGCTCCTTCCACGCGGCACCGCTGCGCGACGGCCTGAAGTCGCTGCAGCTGGCCTTCCGCGAGGCCTCCGTCGTCCCGGACGAGCCGGGTCAGGGCCCGGGCGAGAAGTACACCGGGCCGATCTACGGCTGA
- the rpmI gene encoding 50S ribosomal protein L35, with translation MPKNKSHSGASKRFKVTGSGKVLRERAGKRHLLEHKSSRLTRRLTGNAEMAPGDAKKIKKLLGK, from the coding sequence ATGCCGAAGAACAAGTCGCACAGCGGTGCCAGCAAGCGCTTCAAGGTCACCGGCTCCGGCAAGGTGCTCCGTGAGCGCGCCGGCAAGCGCCACCTGCTCGAGCACAAGTCGTCCCGTCTGACGCGTCGCCTCACCGGCAACGCCGAGATGGCCCCGGGCGACGCCAAGAAGATCAAGAAGCTTCTCGGCAAGTGA
- the mycP gene encoding type VII secretion-associated serine protease mycosin, whose amino-acid sequence MTPGNRRPRRTLAVGVPSVFLAACLALVPSAVAHADSIRAQQWGLEAMHTQEAWRTTQGKGITVAVLDTGVDDDHPDLRGNVLPGKDMIGFGARRGDRPWARHGTAMAGIIAGHGHGPGNADGVLGIAPEARILPVRVILEEDDSARGKARSSRGNALAEGIRWATDHGADVINLSLGDDSDSAHPEPAEDEAVQYALSKGAVVVASAGNGGEKGDHISYPAAYPGVIAATAVDRYGTRASFSTRRWYATVSAPGVDVVIADPDQRYYEGWGTSAASAFVSGAVALVKAAHPGLTPAQIKKLLEDTARNAPTGGRDDSRGFGMIDPAAAIRAAGRLKPEGLTAASYDERYFGPGPDSAESSAAASGWAGPLAGGAGGVMLVVAIVLWRGRREDGSGFRL is encoded by the coding sequence GTGACGCCCGGGAACCGCAGGCCGCGCAGGACGCTCGCGGTCGGCGTCCCGAGCGTGTTCCTCGCCGCCTGCCTCGCCCTCGTGCCGTCCGCCGTCGCGCACGCCGACAGCATCCGGGCCCAGCAGTGGGGCCTCGAGGCCATGCACACCCAGGAGGCCTGGCGCACCACCCAGGGCAAGGGCATCACCGTCGCCGTCCTGGACACCGGCGTCGACGACGACCACCCCGATCTGCGCGGCAACGTCCTGCCCGGCAAGGACATGATCGGCTTCGGCGCGCGGCGCGGCGACCGGCCCTGGGCCCGCCACGGCACCGCCATGGCCGGCATCATCGCCGGGCACGGCCACGGCCCCGGCAACGCGGACGGCGTCCTCGGCATCGCGCCCGAGGCCAGGATCCTGCCCGTGCGGGTGATCCTGGAGGAGGACGACTCCGCCCGCGGCAAGGCCCGCAGCAGCCGGGGCAACGCCCTCGCCGAGGGCATCCGCTGGGCCACCGACCACGGCGCCGACGTCATCAACCTCTCCCTCGGCGACGACTCGGACTCCGCGCACCCCGAACCCGCCGAGGACGAGGCCGTCCAGTACGCGCTGAGCAAGGGCGCCGTCGTCGTCGCCTCGGCCGGCAACGGCGGCGAGAAGGGCGACCACATCTCCTACCCGGCGGCCTACCCGGGCGTGATCGCCGCGACCGCCGTGGACCGCTACGGCACCCGCGCCTCCTTCTCCACCCGCCGCTGGTACGCGACGGTCAGCGCGCCCGGCGTCGACGTCGTCATCGCCGACCCCGACCAGCGGTACTACGAGGGCTGGGGCACGAGCGCCGCCTCCGCCTTCGTCTCCGGCGCCGTCGCCCTCGTCAAGGCCGCCCACCCCGGCCTGACCCCCGCCCAGATCAAGAAGCTCCTGGAGGACACGGCCCGCAACGCCCCCACCGGCGGCCGTGACGACTCCCGCGGCTTCGGCATGATCGACCCCGCCGCCGCCATCAGGGCCGCGGGCCGCCTCAAGCCCGAGGGCCTGACCGCGGCGTCCTACGACGAGCGCTACTTCGGCCCCGGCCCCGACTCCGCCGAGTCGTCCGCCGCCGCCTCGGGCTGGGCGGGCCCCCTCGCGGGCGGTGCCGGGGGAGTGATGCTGGTCGTGGCGATCGTCCTGTGGCGCGGCCGCCGCGAGGACGGAAGCGGCTTCCGGCTGTAG
- a CDS encoding amino acid deaminase/aldolase, translating into MTPRAADRARYDRATAQLDAPVAIVDLDAFDANAEDLVRRAGGKPVRVASKSVRCRALLERALAKDGFAGIMSFTLAESLWLARSGFDDVLLAYPSADRAACAELAADPELARAVTVMVDDPAQLDLIDAARGGGGEVVRVCLELDTSLRLLGGRVRVGARRSPLHSPAQVADMARAVARRPGFALVGIMAYEGHVAGVGDAVAGRPLRSRAIRLMQAAARRELAERRAAVVRAVRAVAPDLEFVNGGGTGSVQHTAAEDAVTEIAAGSGLYVPRLFDNYTSFRGRPAALFALPVVRRPGVGVVTVLGGGYPASGAPGADRLPVPYLPEGLRYDPQEGAGEVQTPLLGSPADDLLIGDKVWFRHAKAGELCERFDTLHLVEGDRVTAAVPTYRGEGHTFL; encoded by the coding sequence ATGACTCCGCGCGCCGCCGACCGGGCCCGTTACGACCGGGCCACCGCCCAACTCGACGCCCCTGTCGCGATCGTGGACCTGGACGCCTTCGACGCCAACGCGGAGGACCTCGTCCGCCGGGCCGGCGGCAAGCCGGTCCGGGTCGCCAGCAAGTCCGTGCGCTGCCGGGCCCTGCTCGAACGCGCCCTGGCGAAGGACGGCTTCGCGGGCATCATGTCGTTCACGCTCGCCGAGTCCCTGTGGCTGGCCCGCTCCGGCTTCGACGACGTGCTGCTCGCCTACCCGTCCGCCGACCGCGCCGCCTGCGCCGAACTCGCCGCCGACCCCGAACTCGCCCGCGCCGTCACGGTGATGGTGGACGACCCCGCGCAACTGGACCTGATCGACGCCGCGCGCGGGGGCGGAGGCGAAGTCGTACGCGTCTGCCTGGAGTTGGACACCTCACTGCGGCTGCTCGGCGGGCGCGTACGGGTCGGCGCGCGCCGCTCCCCGCTGCACTCCCCCGCCCAGGTCGCCGACATGGCCCGTGCGGTGGCCCGCCGCCCGGGGTTCGCGCTCGTGGGGATCATGGCCTACGAGGGCCATGTGGCGGGCGTGGGCGACGCGGTCGCGGGACGTCCGCTGCGCTCGCGCGCGATCCGGCTGATGCAGGCCGCGGCGCGCCGGGAACTCGCCGAGCGGCGTGCCGCCGTGGTGCGGGCGGTCCGGGCCGTGGCGCCGGACCTGGAGTTCGTGAACGGCGGCGGCACCGGCAGCGTGCAGCACACGGCGGCGGAGGACGCGGTGACCGAGATCGCCGCGGGCTCCGGGCTGTACGTCCCGCGGCTCTTCGACAACTACACGTCGTTCCGGGGCCGTCCGGCGGCGCTGTTCGCCCTGCCCGTCGTCCGGCGCCCGGGGGTCGGGGTCGTCACGGTCCTGGGCGGCGGCTACCCGGCCTCCGGCGCGCCCGGCGCGGACCGGCTCCCGGTGCCGTACCTGCCCGAGGGGCTGCGCTACGACCCTCAGGAGGGAGCGGGCGAGGTGCAGACGCCGCTGCTCGGCTCCCCCGCCGACGACCTGCTGATCGGCGACAAGGTGTGGTTCCGGCACGCCAAGGCGGGCGAGTTGTGCGAACGGTTCGACACGCTGCACCTCGTCGAGGGCGATCGTGTGACGGCTGCCGTGCCGACGTACCGGGGCGAGGGGCACACCTTCCTGTAG